In Halobaculum rubrum, the following are encoded in one genomic region:
- a CDS encoding DUF3105 domain-containing protein has protein sequence MTDGHDLADHSSLSRRRTLGVVGAGALAALAGCLGGGGGETSLPENGDPELLADVESFPNQGNQHVQRGTEVDYSTRPPTSGPHYSGVVDAGFYEEPQSMGDVVHTLEHGAIVAYYAPNALTDEARSNLRSWANDHTGTWRGFVAMPYPYDDPETPYALTAWRHLLRMDEYDADVVRAFAAEYLGRGPENPVR, from the coding sequence ATGACCGACGGACACGATTTGGCGGACCACTCCTCGCTCTCCAGACGCCGGACCCTCGGCGTCGTCGGCGCCGGCGCCCTCGCCGCGCTCGCCGGCTGTCTCGGGGGCGGTGGCGGCGAGACGTCGCTGCCCGAAAACGGCGATCCCGAACTGCTCGCGGACGTTGAGTCGTTCCCCAACCAAGGCAACCAACACGTTCAGCGCGGTACCGAGGTCGACTACAGCACACGACCGCCAACCTCCGGGCCCCACTACAGCGGCGTCGTCGACGCGGGGTTCTACGAGGAGCCACAGTCGATGGGCGACGTCGTCCACACGCTCGAACACGGCGCGATCGTCGCGTACTACGCGCCGAACGCGCTGACCGACGAGGCCCGATCGAACCTCCGGTCGTGGGCGAACGACCACACCGGGACCTGGAGGGGCTTCGTCGCGATGCCGTACCCGTACGACGACCCGGAGACACCGTACGCGCTCACCGCGTGGCGTCACCTCCTCCGGATGGACGAGTACGACGCGGACGTCGTTCGGGCGTTCGCCGCCGAGTATCTCGGGCGTGGCCCCGAGAACCCGGTTCGGTAA
- a CDS encoding enoyl-CoA hydratase/isomerase family protein: protein MIRTERAADGAYRTVTIDRPEARNALTPEALDALERAVVDATEPVVLLRGAGSAFCAGADLGVVESLDDPAAFAGHGQRVADAIESADPVVIAGVDGAARGGGVELALACDLRVATPAATFAETGVSFGLFGAWGGTARLPRVVGEGVALDIACSARVVDAEEAREIGLVSRVVSDPSTVAREVAGNDPEALAAVKRLVRAGARGDETAPDEREAFARLHGERFGE, encoded by the coding sequence GTGATCCGCACTGAACGGGCCGCCGACGGGGCGTACCGGACCGTGACGATCGACCGCCCCGAGGCCCGAAACGCCCTCACGCCGGAGGCGCTCGACGCGCTGGAGCGAGCCGTCGTCGACGCGACGGAACCGGTGGTGCTGCTGCGGGGCGCCGGCTCCGCCTTCTGTGCCGGCGCCGACCTCGGCGTGGTCGAATCGCTGGACGATCCCGCCGCGTTCGCGGGGCACGGGCAGCGCGTCGCCGACGCGATCGAGTCGGCCGATCCGGTCGTGATCGCCGGCGTCGACGGGGCGGCCCGCGGCGGCGGCGTGGAGCTGGCGCTCGCGTGCGACCTCCGGGTCGCGACGCCGGCGGCGACGTTCGCCGAGACGGGCGTCTCCTTCGGGCTGTTCGGCGCGTGGGGTGGCACCGCACGGCTCCCGCGCGTCGTCGGCGAGGGCGTCGCGCTCGACATCGCCTGCTCCGCGCGGGTCGTCGACGCCGAGGAGGCCCGGGAGATCGGGCTCGTCTCTCGGGTCGTCTCGGACCCGTCGACCGTCGCACGGGAGGTCGCCGGCAACGATCCCGAGGCGCTCGCCGCCGTGAAGCGGCTCGTTCGCGCCGGCGCCCGCGGCGACGAGACGGCGCCCGACGAGCGCGAGGCGTTCGCGCGACTCCACGGCGAGCGGTTCGGCGAGTGA
- a CDS encoding DUF7114 family protein, which yields MDDAVRTRAAAERAVGDVEPAALRSALTDRFDDAEMTPGALTLVSARALDPDVDLSGIEDHAAGVQLIYEGLRLTRELSQTEPWAGVDLGATGDIDADLDVLAADVSVSRGFYLLARTAAAEKAVETVRAFGRDQTLRRDADAEGAAALDRNLEADVFELALVAGTAAVGASAPADLLSYAAELAAGDDDRMPAVGALPDSTGDRIAALADEERVASSADP from the coding sequence ATGGATGACGCCGTGCGGACTCGGGCCGCAGCGGAGCGGGCGGTCGGCGACGTCGAGCCGGCGGCGCTCCGGAGCGCGCTGACCGACCGCTTCGACGACGCGGAGATGACGCCCGGAGCGCTCACGCTTGTATCGGCCCGCGCACTCGACCCCGATGTCGACCTGTCCGGCATCGAGGACCACGCCGCCGGCGTCCAGCTCATTTACGAGGGACTGCGACTTACTCGCGAGCTCTCACAGACGGAGCCGTGGGCGGGCGTCGACCTCGGCGCGACCGGCGATATCGACGCCGATCTCGACGTGCTCGCGGCGGACGTGTCCGTCTCGCGGGGGTTCTATCTCCTCGCCAGGACGGCCGCCGCGGAGAAGGCCGTCGAGACGGTCAGGGCGTTCGGTCGCGACCAGACGCTCCGCCGCGACGCGGACGCCGAGGGCGCCGCGGCGCTGGACCGCAACCTGGAGGCCGACGTGTTCGAGCTCGCGCTCGTCGCCGGCACGGCCGCCGTCGGCGCGTCCGCGCCCGCGGACCTGCTGTCGTACGCCGCCGAGCTCGCCGCCGGCGACGACGACCGCATGCCCGCTGTGGGCGCGCTTCCCGACTCGACGGGCGATCGGATCGCCGCCCTCGCCGACGAGGAGCGCGTGGCGTCGTCGGCCGACCCGTGA
- a CDS encoding ribbon-helix-helix domain-containing protein: MSEAVTNDDGGDDIATVNFKLTESFLEQIDDTWQGRGFNSRSEFIRYTLRDAVEFPTFDRDELVALLEAEEDIREGRTTSAEEARERFGTSDE, from the coding sequence ATGTCCGAAGCGGTCACAAACGACGACGGCGGGGACGACATCGCCACGGTGAATTTCAAACTCACCGAGTCGTTCCTCGAACAGATAGACGATACGTGGCAGGGGCGCGGGTTCAACAGTCGAAGCGAGTTCATCCGGTACACGCTTCGAGACGCCGTCGAGTTCCCGACGTTCGACCGCGACGAACTCGTCGCCCTGCTCGAAGCCGAGGAGGACATCCGCGAGGGACGGACGACGAGCGCCGAGGAGGCCCGCGAGCGATTCGGCACGAGCGACGAGTGA
- a CDS encoding type II toxin-antitoxin system RelE family toxin, with protein MSPADQDRILDKLDEIVSSPWRDPPDYGEPLQNSPYKKIRIGEFRLSVSFRQNDGKLVVARIKRRGGAYTADDD; from the coding sequence CTGTCCCCCGCCGACCAAGACCGGATACTCGACAAGCTCGATGAGATCGTCTCCTCGCCGTGGCGCGACCCGCCGGACTACGGTGAACCGCTCCAGAACAGCCCGTACAAGAAAATCCGCATCGGGGAGTTCCGGCTCTCCGTGAGTTTCCGGCAGAACGACGGAAAGCTCGTTGTCGCACGTATCAAGCGTCGTGGCGGCGCGTACACCGCTGACGACGACTAA
- a CDS encoding histidine kinase N-terminal 7TM domain-containing protein, whose translation MLLTVVVGTTAALLAWRERREPGAVPLTAMLAGQVWWSVFFVLEHRAGTFARKVLYSDIQWLGVVVIPVAWLLFALEYTGRDHYVRPRYVALLSVVPVVTVALAATDPYHDLLYLDTELVTEAGRTVLRRVGGPWYWVVTGYTYLLGLLGSIPLLGLVRSDSVPFRGQSLGLLVGTLAPWASNVLFLAGAVPVPSLDPTPVFFAVSGVAYLGAITRFRLLGTSPSANHRARQLVFERMREGAVVVDRHDYVVDMNEQAAEILGVDPRDALGSPAAEVIPRYEHLPEEGRASRHLTLGEGLQSRQYDATVTAVADFHGRSLGGVVSFHDVSDHLRRQQRLEVLNRVLRHNIRTETNLIYGNADLIDAEGGHVEAVKEGAMRIEAISDKARDVIDIFERGRQSERSLTLRAVIRECIEAVREDHPSVEIDLEFDRSGGCADGAEIAISPVLSSVVKNVVENAAEHNDAADPWVGVRATCTEEAVEIRVADNGPGISDHERAALERGNETPLDHGSGLGLWLIAWGTEMVDGDLTIDDREGGGTVVTVGVPQIVPERK comes from the coding sequence ATGCTGCTCACGGTCGTCGTGGGAACGACCGCCGCGCTCCTCGCGTGGCGCGAGCGACGGGAACCCGGCGCGGTCCCGTTGACGGCCATGCTGGCCGGGCAGGTGTGGTGGTCGGTGTTCTTCGTCCTCGAACACCGCGCCGGGACCTTCGCGCGGAAGGTGCTCTACTCCGATATCCAGTGGCTGGGCGTCGTGGTGATCCCGGTCGCGTGGCTCCTGTTCGCGCTGGAGTACACGGGACGCGATCACTACGTCCGTCCGCGGTACGTGGCGCTGTTGTCGGTCGTCCCGGTCGTTACGGTGGCGCTCGCGGCGACCGACCCGTACCACGATCTGCTGTATCTCGACACGGAACTCGTCACCGAGGCCGGTCGAACGGTGCTCCGCCGCGTCGGCGGCCCCTGGTACTGGGTCGTCACCGGCTACACCTACCTGCTCGGACTGCTCGGGTCGATCCCCCTACTGGGGCTGGTCCGCAGCGACTCGGTCCCGTTCCGCGGCCAGAGCCTCGGGCTGCTCGTCGGGACGCTCGCTCCGTGGGCGAGCAACGTGTTGTTTCTCGCCGGCGCCGTCCCGGTTCCGAGCCTCGACCCGACGCCGGTGTTCTTCGCGGTGTCGGGGGTCGCGTACCTCGGCGCAATCACGCGGTTTCGCCTGCTCGGGACGAGCCCCTCGGCGAACCACCGCGCGCGACAGCTGGTGTTCGAGCGCATGCGCGAGGGCGCCGTCGTCGTCGACCGACACGACTACGTCGTCGACATGAACGAACAGGCCGCGGAGATCCTCGGCGTCGACCCGCGAGACGCGCTGGGGAGCCCGGCGGCCGAGGTGATCCCCCGGTACGAACACCTGCCGGAGGAGGGACGCGCCTCCCGCCACCTCACGCTCGGCGAGGGGCTCCAGAGCCGACAGTACGACGCGACGGTGACGGCGGTCGCGGACTTCCACGGCCGCTCGCTGGGCGGCGTCGTCTCCTTTCACGACGTGAGCGACCACCTCCGGCGCCAGCAGCGCCTCGAGGTGCTCAACCGCGTGCTCAGGCACAACATCCGCACGGAGACGAACCTCATCTACGGGAACGCGGACCTCATCGACGCCGAGGGCGGGCACGTCGAGGCGGTGAAGGAGGGCGCGATGCGGATCGAGGCGATCAGCGACAAGGCGCGCGACGTGATCGACATCTTCGAGCGGGGCCGCCAGTCCGAGCGGTCGCTGACGCTGAGGGCGGTGATCCGGGAATGCATCGAAGCGGTCCGCGAGGACCACCCGTCCGTCGAGATCGACCTCGAGTTCGACCGGAGCGGCGGCTGCGCGGACGGCGCGGAGATCGCGATCTCTCCGGTACTCAGCTCGGTCGTGAAGAACGTCGTCGAGAACGCCGCCGAACACAACGACGCGGCCGACCCGTGGGTTGGCGTGCGGGCGACCTGTACCGAGGAGGCAGTCGAGATCAGGGTCGCCGACAACGGCCCGGGAATCAGCGACCACGAACGGGCCGCCCTCGAGCGGGGGAACGAGACGCCGCTGGACCACGGCAGCGGCCTCGGCCTGTGGCTCATCGCCTGGGGAACCGAGATGGTTGACGGCGACTTGACGATCGACGACCGCGAGGGCGGCGGCACCGTGGTGACGGTGGGTGTCCCGCAGATCGTGCCGGAAAGGAAGTGA
- a CDS encoding UbiA family prenyltransferase yields the protein MPHESNRASDEYGTTGRTSRIVELLTTQGERAGNALVYSSAYLAAIAMAEVAIAMVLLSLPPNPAPVVVGLVTFAVYTNDRLADVDTDAVSDPDRSAFVRRHRGALYVFASAAYGLAVAISVLGGPVALAVTLLPGAFWVAYAADWVPSVAPTLRRLKQVLVVNSLVVALAWATTLTALPVAFTDAAVTPATAVVFAYFLLRSFVDTEIPNVGDVEADRAIDVATLPVAFGVPATRRALYGVDLLTVGLVAGAVSGGALRVEFAVALGVGLAYSLVVTGLLGRVDDDALALASECEYLVVATALIGSLLLV from the coding sequence ATGCCCCACGAATCGAACCGCGCGTCGGACGAGTACGGTACGACCGGGCGAACGAGTCGGATAGTCGAGCTGCTAACGACGCAGGGGGAGCGCGCCGGGAACGCGCTCGTGTACAGTTCCGCGTATCTGGCGGCGATCGCGATGGCCGAGGTCGCGATCGCCATGGTGTTGCTGTCGCTGCCGCCGAACCCGGCGCCCGTGGTCGTCGGGCTCGTGACGTTCGCGGTGTACACGAACGACCGGCTCGCCGACGTGGACACGGACGCCGTTTCCGATCCCGATCGGTCGGCGTTCGTCCGGCGGCACCGCGGCGCACTGTACGTGTTCGCGTCGGCGGCGTACGGCCTCGCGGTCGCGATCTCCGTGCTCGGCGGTCCGGTCGCGCTGGCCGTGACGCTGCTTCCCGGGGCGTTCTGGGTGGCGTACGCCGCCGACTGGGTTCCGAGCGTCGCCCCGACGCTCCGCCGGTTGAAGCAGGTGCTCGTCGTCAACTCCCTCGTCGTCGCGCTCGCGTGGGCGACGACGCTGACCGCGCTCCCGGTCGCGTTCACCGACGCGGCGGTTACCCCGGCGACGGCGGTCGTGTTCGCGTACTTCCTGCTTCGGTCGTTCGTGGACACCGAGATCCCGAACGTCGGCGACGTCGAGGCCGACCGCGCGATCGACGTGGCGACGCTGCCGGTCGCGTTCGGCGTCCCGGCGACGCGGCGGGCGCTGTACGGCGTCGACCTGCTCACCGTCGGACTCGTCGCTGGGGCGGTCTCCGGCGGCGCGCTGCGGGTCGAATTCGCGGTCGCGCTCGGCGTCGGACTGGCGTACTCGCTGGTCGTCACGGGGCTGCTCGGTCGCGTTGACGACGACGCGCTCGCGCTGGCATCGGAGTGTGAGTACCTCGTCGTCGCGACCGCGCTGATCGGGTCGCTGCTGCTGGTGTGA
- a CDS encoding VOC family protein — MATDDRDTEVPADQSDIPVTAERPDDSVLRTTGTDHITLIGSNEEETVRFYRDVLGMPLVMRQPNLDAPEVTHLFFDSGDGRIITFFVEEDRENAPGQRPGVGAVHHLAFSIEAAELPEIKAALSEHGHRYSEFDRGAFHSLYTRDHNGLTIELVVDKYELPEDRRGEVMALAQSKRVAAGASYVDDEHMEAAIEELGIDVVKNEVPDAATGTGIER, encoded by the coding sequence ATGGCAACAGACGACCGCGACACCGAGGTACCTGCGGACCAGTCGGACATTCCGGTGACGGCCGAGCGCCCCGACGACAGCGTGCTGCGGACGACCGGAACTGACCACATCACGCTCATCGGGAGCAACGAGGAGGAGACGGTGAGGTTCTACCGCGACGTGCTCGGAATGCCGCTGGTGATGCGCCAGCCGAACCTCGACGCGCCGGAGGTGACGCATCTGTTCTTCGACAGCGGCGACGGACGCATCATCACGTTCTTCGTCGAGGAGGACCGCGAGAACGCCCCCGGCCAGCGCCCCGGCGTCGGCGCGGTCCACCACCTCGCGTTCTCGATCGAGGCGGCGGAACTGCCCGAGATCAAGGCGGCCCTCTCGGAACACGGCCACCGCTACAGCGAGTTCGACCGCGGCGCGTTCCACTCGCTGTACACCCGCGACCACAACGGCCTCACCATCGAGCTCGTCGTCGACAAGTACGAACTGCCCGAGGACCGCCGCGGCGAGGTGATGGCGCTCGCGCAGTCGAAGCGCGTCGCCGCCGGCGCGAGCTACGTCGACGACGAACACATGGAGGCCGCCATCGAGGAGCTCGGAATCGACGTGGTGAAAAACGAGGTCCCCGACGCCGCGACGGGAACCGGGATCGAGAGGTAG
- a CDS encoding metal-dependent hydrolase: protein MMATTHVLAGVLVGLGTLALVPEAGPVVLAGALGGLAPDLDLAGAHRKDLHFPGYGSIAAVLAVVAAAVAPSPATLSLAAFLVAAAVHAVSDVLGGDLTLRPWEATGDRAVYEHLRGRWHPPRRLIRYDGAPEDLLVGIALALPSLAMLDGVSQSTVAALVIVSAGYTLVRRSLVDAGERLVAAAPAAVLAAIPETVIEDLR, encoded by the coding sequence ATGATGGCGACGACCCACGTCCTCGCGGGCGTGCTCGTCGGGCTCGGGACGCTGGCGCTCGTGCCGGAGGCCGGGCCGGTCGTTCTCGCGGGAGCGCTGGGCGGGCTCGCGCCCGACCTCGATTTGGCGGGCGCCCACCGGAAGGATCTACATTTTCCGGGGTACGGCAGCATCGCCGCCGTGCTCGCGGTCGTCGCCGCCGCGGTCGCCCCGTCGCCGGCGACGCTGTCGCTCGCGGCCTTCCTCGTCGCGGCCGCGGTCCACGCCGTCTCGGACGTCCTCGGGGGAGACCTCACGCTTCGCCCGTGGGAGGCGACGGGAGACCGGGCGGTGTACGAGCACCTCCGCGGGCGGTGGCATCCCCCGCGCCGGTTGATCCGCTACGACGGCGCCCCGGAGGATCTCCTCGTCGGGATCGCGCTCGCGCTTCCGTCGCTGGCGATGCTTGACGGGGTGTCCCAGTCGACGGTGGCCGCCCTCGTGATCGTCTCCGCCGGATACACGCTCGTGCGCCGGTCGCTCGTCGACGCCGGCGAGCGCCTCGTCGCGGCCGCGCCCGCCGCCGTGCTCGCGGCGATTCCGGAGACGGTCATCGAGGACCTGCGGTAG
- a CDS encoding potassium channel family protein, giving the protein MDILIVGYGRVGARTARVLDEEGHDVTVVDNDQTKVERARARELRVVEGDGSNPAVLTEAGVADADGLGAITGDPKLNFEICMEATELSDCRTVMRVSDDFHEEIYDEFERAVDEIVYPERLGAAGAKTAMLGGNFNAISDLTEQLQLVTIAVEDDSPVIGGHVNDLSVDGGRVYAHGRAREPLTIPLPGTTVEAGDRLAVLAETERVVDVRAALLGA; this is encoded by the coding sequence ATGGACATTCTCATCGTGGGCTACGGCCGGGTCGGCGCCCGCACCGCGCGGGTGCTCGACGAGGAGGGACACGACGTGACCGTCGTCGACAACGATCAGACCAAAGTCGAGCGCGCGCGGGCCCGCGAGCTCCGGGTCGTCGAGGGGGACGGCTCGAATCCGGCGGTGCTCACCGAGGCCGGCGTCGCAGACGCCGACGGGCTCGGCGCGATCACCGGCGATCCGAAACTGAACTTCGAGATCTGTATGGAGGCGACGGAGCTGAGCGACTGTCGGACGGTGATGCGCGTCTCCGATGACTTCCACGAGGAGATCTACGACGAGTTCGAGCGTGCCGTCGACGAGATCGTCTACCCGGAGCGCCTCGGCGCCGCGGGCGCGAAGACTGCCATGCTCGGCGGCAACTTCAACGCCATCAGCGACCTCACCGAGCAGCTTCAACTCGTGACCATCGCGGTCGAGGACGACTCCCCAGTGATCGGTGGGCACGTCAACGACCTCTCCGTCGACGGTGGACGGGTGTACGCTCACGGCCGCGCCAGAGAACCGCTCACGATCCCGTTGCCGGGAACCACCGTCGAGGCCGGCGACCGACTCGCCGTGCTCGCCGAGACGGAGCGCGTCGTCGACGTACGCGCGGCGCTGCTCGGAGCGTGA
- a CDS encoding dihydrodipicolinate synthase family protein — translation MHGTGPPLVTPFDADGDLDETALRELVGWVEARGVDFLVPCGSNSEAELMTAAERARTIEVVADEASVPVLAGTGSPGKRETLAATESAAAAGADAALVVTPFYYGHDQGTLETYYREVADESPAPVYLYSVPVFTDASLEPETVGRLASHSNVAGMKDSSGDVATFQRIRERTADADFELMVGSGGVLGQALAAGGTGGVLALANIAPEATTAIYEAHEAGDTERARELTAACVDLNHAITAEYGIPGLKYAMRQRGAPAGHARSPHRPVDEDARAALDDRLGEFEELRADL, via the coding sequence ATGCACGGAACCGGACCGCCGCTGGTCACGCCGTTCGACGCCGACGGAGATCTCGACGAGACTGCCCTGCGCGAGCTCGTCGGCTGGGTCGAAGCCCGCGGGGTCGACTTCCTCGTCCCGTGTGGGTCGAACAGCGAGGCCGAACTCATGACCGCCGCGGAGCGCGCCCGCACGATCGAGGTCGTCGCCGACGAGGCCTCGGTCCCGGTGCTGGCCGGCACGGGTAGCCCCGGAAAGCGGGAGACGCTGGCGGCGACCGAGTCCGCCGCCGCCGCCGGCGCCGACGCCGCGCTCGTCGTGACGCCGTTCTACTACGGCCACGATCAGGGGACGCTGGAGACGTACTACCGCGAGGTCGCCGACGAGTCGCCGGCCCCGGTGTACCTCTACTCGGTCCCCGTGTTCACCGACGCGAGCCTGGAACCGGAGACGGTCGGCCGGCTCGCCTCCCATTCGAACGTCGCGGGCATGAAGGACTCCTCGGGCGACGTCGCGACGTTCCAGCGGATCCGCGAGCGCACCGCGGACGCGGACTTCGAGCTCATGGTCGGCTCCGGGGGCGTGCTCGGGCAGGCGCTCGCGGCCGGCGGAACCGGCGGCGTGCTCGCGCTCGCCAACATCGCGCCGGAGGCGACGACCGCGATCTACGAGGCCCACGAGGCCGGCGACACCGAGCGCGCGCGCGAACTCACCGCCGCATGCGTCGACCTCAACCACGCGATCACCGCCGAGTACGGTATCCCAGGGCTGAAGTACGCGATGCGCCAGCGGGGGGCGCCGGCGGGGCACGCCCGCTCGCCCCACCGTCCGGTCGACGAGGACGCGCGGGCGGCGCTCGACGACCGTCTCGGCGAGTTCGAGGAACTGCGCGCCGACCTCTGA